The following are encoded in a window of Amycolatopsis lexingtonensis genomic DNA:
- a CDS encoding UvrD-helicase domain-containing protein, producing the protein MTGVLSPKGHSRLLDGLDPEQRAAASAPRGPVCVLAGAGTGKTRTITHRIAHLVRSGHVSAGQVLAVTFTTRAAGEMRTRLRGLGVDAAQALTFHAAARRQLRYFWPRVVGDRPWDLMENKLRFVGQAANRAKLGTEVEVLRDLASEIEWAKASLVSPDDYPAVTARAQRDIPAPAAQIAEVYRTYEELKNAAQVLDFDDLLLHTTAVLEEHGVVAEEFRDRYRCFVVDEYQDVTPLQQRLLDAWLGGRDDLTVVGDANQTIYSFGGASPRSLLEFTRRYPEATVVRLERDYRSTPEVVSLANRVIGAARGRPAGSRLKLIGQRPSGPEPRFAEFDDEAVEAEAVARRIRELLDGGVTASEIAILYRVNAQSEAYESALADAGIPYLVRGGERFFNRTEVRQAMSALRAASGDVSSDLVTTVRSVLARVGLTESPPAGGAAKERWDALLAIVELAEELASTVADADLPRFCAELDQRAAAQHPPTVEGVTLASLHAAKGLEWDAVFLVGLAEGTMPILHAGDDEASIEEERRLFYVGVTRAREHLWLSWALARTPGGRRNRRRSRFLYGLIPEDHPAARVARAQQKPMAATPAKTRCRVCGGPLLETLEIKLGRCGRCPSTVDEGLLERLKTWRGDRARELKVPAFVVFTDATLMAIAEQRPLDEAALVTISGIGATKLERFGAEILGVVRASAES; encoded by the coding sequence GTGACTGGCGTACTTTCCCCGAAGGGCCACTCCCGCCTGCTCGACGGTCTCGACCCCGAGCAGCGAGCCGCCGCCAGTGCCCCGCGCGGGCCGGTCTGCGTGCTGGCCGGAGCCGGTACGGGCAAGACCCGCACGATCACCCACCGGATCGCCCACCTGGTCAGGTCCGGGCACGTTTCCGCAGGTCAGGTGCTCGCCGTCACGTTCACGACGCGGGCCGCGGGCGAGATGCGGACCCGGCTGCGCGGCCTCGGCGTCGACGCGGCGCAGGCGCTGACGTTCCACGCCGCCGCCCGCCGCCAGCTCCGTTACTTCTGGCCGCGCGTGGTCGGCGACCGGCCGTGGGACCTGATGGAGAACAAGCTGCGGTTCGTCGGCCAGGCCGCGAACCGGGCGAAACTCGGCACCGAGGTCGAGGTCCTGCGCGACCTGGCGAGCGAGATCGAGTGGGCGAAGGCGTCGCTGGTCAGCCCGGACGACTACCCGGCCGTCACCGCGCGCGCCCAGCGGGACATCCCGGCGCCGGCCGCGCAGATCGCCGAGGTCTACCGGACGTACGAGGAGCTGAAGAACGCGGCGCAGGTGCTCGACTTCGACGACCTCCTGCTGCACACGACGGCGGTGCTGGAGGAACACGGCGTCGTCGCCGAGGAGTTCCGCGACCGCTACCGCTGCTTCGTCGTCGACGAGTACCAGGACGTGACGCCGCTGCAGCAGCGCCTGCTCGACGCGTGGCTCGGCGGGCGCGACGACCTGACCGTCGTCGGCGACGCGAACCAGACCATCTATTCCTTCGGCGGCGCGTCGCCGCGGTCGCTGCTGGAGTTCACGCGGCGCTACCCGGAAGCCACCGTCGTCCGGCTCGAGCGCGACTACCGGTCGACGCCCGAGGTCGTCTCGCTGGCGAACCGCGTGATCGGCGCGGCGCGCGGCCGCCCGGCGGGCTCGCGGCTGAAGCTGATCGGCCAGCGGCCGTCGGGCCCGGAGCCGCGCTTCGCCGAGTTCGACGACGAGGCGGTCGAGGCCGAGGCCGTCGCGCGGCGCATCCGCGAGCTGCTGGACGGCGGCGTCACGGCGAGCGAGATCGCGATCCTGTACCGCGTGAACGCCCAGTCCGAGGCGTACGAGTCCGCGCTGGCCGACGCGGGCATCCCGTACCTGGTCCGCGGCGGCGAGCGGTTCTTCAACCGGACCGAGGTCCGCCAGGCGATGTCGGCCCTGCGCGCGGCAAGCGGCGACGTCAGTTCGGATCTGGTCACGACGGTCCGGTCGGTGCTGGCCCGCGTCGGCCTCACCGAGTCCCCGCCCGCCGGCGGCGCGGCGAAGGAGCGGTGGGACGCGCTCCTGGCGATCGTCGAGCTGGCCGAAGAGCTGGCGTCGACGGTGGCGGACGCCGACCTGCCCCGGTTCTGCGCCGAGCTCGACCAGCGCGCGGCGGCCCAGCACCCCCCGACGGTCGAAGGCGTCACGCTGGCGTCGTTGCACGCGGCGAAGGGCCTGGAGTGGGACGCGGTGTTCCTCGTCGGCCTCGCCGAGGGCACGATGCCGATCCTCCACGCGGGCGACGACGAAGCCTCGATCGAGGAGGAGCGCAGGCTGTTCTACGTCGGCGTGACGCGGGCCCGCGAGCACCTGTGGCTGTCGTGGGCGCTGGCCCGGACGCCGGGAGGGCGCCGCAACCGCCGTCGCAGCCGGTTCCTGTACGGCCTGATCCCGGAGGACCACCCGGCCGCCCGGGTGGCACGGGCGCAGCAGAAGCCGATGGCGGCGACCCCGGCGAAGACCCGCTGCCGCGTCTGCGGCGGCCCCCTGCTGGAGACCCTCGAGATCAAGCTGGGCCGCTGCGGCCGCTGCCCGTCCACAGTGGACGAGGGATTGCTGGAACGCCTGAAGACCTGGCGCGGCGACCGGGCCCGGGAGCTGAAGGTGCCGGCGTTCGTCGTGTTCACGGACGCGACGCTGATGGCGATCGCCGAGCAGCGCCCGCTCGACGAGGCGGCGCTGGTGACGATCTCCGGCATCGGCGCGACGAAGCTCGAGCGCTTCGGCGCCGAGATCCTCGGGGTGGTCCGCGCTTCGGCGGAGTCCTGA
- a CDS encoding GNAT family N-acetyltransferase: MIRPAVAADWPRIWPIVHDVVTAQETFAYDPSLPSEEARRMWLLPAPARTVVYADGDEVLGTANMYANRPGPGSHVASGSLMVAASARGRGVGRALTTDLIAWARESGFAAIQFNAVVDTNTAAVSLYESLGFTTLGVAPGAFRHPSLGDVGLRIMWLDLR; encoded by the coding sequence ATGATCCGCCCGGCGGTTGCCGCTGATTGGCCGCGGATCTGGCCGATCGTCCACGACGTCGTCACGGCGCAGGAGACGTTCGCGTACGACCCATCGCTCCCTTCGGAAGAAGCCCGGCGGATGTGGCTCCTGCCCGCCCCAGCCCGGACGGTGGTCTACGCCGACGGCGATGAGGTGCTGGGGACGGCGAACATGTACGCCAACCGCCCGGGCCCGGGCAGCCACGTGGCCTCAGGCAGTCTGATGGTCGCGGCGTCGGCCCGCGGCCGGGGAGTGGGCCGGGCCCTGACGACGGACCTGATCGCGTGGGCCCGGGAGTCGGGCTTCGCGGCGATCCAGTTCAACGCGGTGGTGGACACGAACACCGCGGCGGTCTCGCTGTACGAAAGCCTGGGCTTCACGACGCTGGGCGTGGCCCCGGGCGCGTTCCGCCACCCTTCGCTCGGCGACGTGGGCCTGCGCATCATGTGGCTGGACCTGCGCTGA
- a CDS encoding DUF4191 domain-containing protein codes for MAGQQDKEAAKQAKKEKRAASKARRGQLFEAFKMQRKEDPWLIPWMAGSIIVVAGVLFGIGFFFNSQWVLLPLGIVLGALLAMVIFGRRVQKTVYSKADGQPGAAAWALENLRGKWKVTPTVAATTQLDAVHRVLGGPGVVLVAEGAPHRVKTLLAQEKKRVSRLVGETPIYDVIIGHEEKQVPLKKLQGYLMKLPRNLKPAQVDALEAKLAALGNRGAAMPKGPMPAGAKMRNVQRTIRRR; via the coding sequence ATGGCGGGACAGCAGGACAAGGAAGCGGCCAAGCAGGCCAAGAAGGAGAAGCGCGCGGCGAGCAAGGCACGCCGTGGCCAGCTCTTCGAGGCCTTCAAGATGCAGCGCAAGGAAGACCCTTGGCTCATCCCGTGGATGGCGGGCTCGATCATCGTCGTCGCGGGCGTCTTGTTCGGGATCGGGTTCTTCTTCAACTCGCAGTGGGTGCTGCTGCCGCTGGGCATCGTGCTCGGCGCCCTGCTCGCCATGGTCATCTTCGGCCGGCGCGTCCAGAAGACCGTCTACTCGAAGGCCGACGGCCAGCCCGGCGCCGCGGCGTGGGCGCTGGAGAACCTCCGCGGCAAGTGGAAGGTGACACCGACCGTCGCGGCGACGACCCAGCTCGACGCGGTGCACCGCGTGCTGGGCGGCCCGGGCGTGGTGCTGGTCGCCGAGGGCGCGCCGCACCGCGTGAAGACGCTCCTCGCCCAGGAGAAGAAGCGCGTCTCCCGCCTGGTCGGCGAAACGCCGATCTACGACGTGATCATCGGGCACGAGGAGAAGCAGGTCCCGCTGAAGAAGCTCCAGGGCTACCTGATGAAGCTGCCGCGCAACCTCAAGCCGGCCCAGGTCGACGCCCTCGAGGCGAAGCTCGCCGCCCTCGGCAACCGCGGCGCGGCGATGCCGAAGGGCCCGATGCCGGCCGGCGCGAAGATGCGCAACGTCCAGCGGACGATCCGCCGCCGCTGA
- a CDS encoding ThiF family adenylyltransferase: MLLSTADMPPVLLPTHPALLPGLTVLERGPREIQIGLDPRHGVIVENLAPELTARIRALDGSKPVERLLLAESEHRDQLRTLLRQLTALGLVTDAGRPEGPGLRAETGLWSLRARHHQLALADRRRAAAVTVHGNGRVAVAVAVLLANAGVGHVELQQSGTVTEHDLGSGFTSADLGRSRRHALADLLRRVDPEVRVTRLHDRYPDFALLADAVVPPPEVVAELVEDGVPHLPARVRDGTGIVGPLVVPGRSSCLRCADLHRTDLDPCWPRVAGQLAGRHQRPDLGAVQACASLAVAQAMRLLSPAAPAPPVWNATLEIDAFDGRIRHRGWPPHPRCGCGAGPLHQET, encoded by the coding sequence ATGCTCCTCTCCACCGCGGACATGCCGCCGGTCCTCCTGCCCACCCATCCCGCCCTGCTCCCGGGCCTGACAGTCCTCGAACGAGGCCCGCGCGAGATCCAGATCGGGCTCGACCCGCGCCACGGCGTGATCGTCGAAAACCTGGCCCCCGAACTCACCGCCCGAATACGCGCGCTCGACGGGAGCAAGCCCGTCGAGCGGCTCCTGCTCGCCGAGAGCGAACACCGCGACCAGCTGCGGACACTGCTGCGGCAGCTGACCGCCCTCGGCCTGGTCACCGACGCCGGCCGCCCGGAAGGCCCGGGCCTGCGCGCCGAGACCGGCCTCTGGTCGCTGCGGGCCCGGCACCACCAGCTCGCGCTGGCGGACCGGAGGCGCGCCGCGGCGGTCACGGTGCACGGCAACGGCCGGGTGGCGGTCGCCGTGGCCGTGCTGCTGGCCAACGCCGGCGTCGGGCACGTCGAGCTCCAGCAGTCCGGCACGGTCACCGAGCACGACCTCGGCTCGGGCTTCACCAGCGCGGACCTGGGCCGGAGCCGGCGGCACGCGCTCGCCGACCTGCTCCGCCGGGTCGACCCCGAGGTCCGCGTCACGCGCCTGCACGACCGCTACCCGGACTTCGCCCTGCTCGCCGACGCCGTCGTACCTCCGCCGGAGGTCGTCGCCGAGCTGGTGGAGGACGGCGTCCCGCACCTGCCGGCGCGCGTCCGGGACGGGACAGGCATCGTCGGGCCGCTGGTCGTGCCGGGCCGCAGTTCCTGCCTGCGCTGCGCCGACCTGCACCGGACGGACCTCGACCCGTGCTGGCCGCGCGTCGCGGGGCAGCTCGCAGGCCGGCACCAGCGGCCCGACCTCGGCGCGGTCCAGGCCTGCGCGTCGCTGGCCGTCGCCCAGGCCATGCGGCTGCTCTCCCCCGCCGCCCCGGCGCCGCCGGTGTGGAACGCGACGCTCGAGATCGACGCCTTCGACGGCCGCATCCGCCACCGCGGCTGGCCACCGCACCCGAGGTGCGGGTGCGGCGCGGGACCCCTACATCAAGAGACGTAG
- a CDS encoding ABC1 kinase family protein: protein MTDFRDPGDRDTAMPRKGAARTAKLASLPLGIAGRAVGGWGKRLAGQSAEQVSATLSAKAAEQLFEVLGTLKGGAMKFGQALSVFEAAVPDDMAKPYREALTKLQAAAPPMSVRQTHRVLAEQLGRTWTSRFASFDDEPAAAASIGQVHRAVWHDGREVAVKVQYPGADEALRSDLRQLQRFSRLFQAFVPGTEVKPLLAELAERMNEELDYQAEAQHQRAFAKAFDGDPGILVPRVVASAPKVVVTEWANGTPLSKVIAGGDRETRDLAGRLLAEFHYSSPERVHLLHSDPHPGNFMITADDRLCVIDFGGVARLPDGIPRHLGEMTRLALDGESTDLMRLLRENRFIRPDSDLTADEVLAYLAPFTEPLAEPTFHFTRRWMQKQAGRVGDSRGNDFRVGRSLNLPPEYLMIHRVTAGSTGILCQLDAEIPARGIVERWQPGFAG from the coding sequence GTGACCGACTTCCGCGACCCGGGCGACCGCGACACCGCGATGCCGCGCAAGGGTGCCGCCCGCACCGCCAAACTCGCCAGTCTCCCGCTCGGCATCGCCGGCCGGGCGGTCGGCGGGTGGGGCAAGAGGCTCGCGGGCCAGAGCGCGGAACAGGTGAGCGCGACGCTTTCGGCCAAGGCCGCCGAGCAGCTGTTCGAGGTGCTCGGCACGCTCAAGGGCGGGGCGATGAAGTTCGGCCAGGCCCTGAGCGTGTTCGAGGCGGCGGTGCCGGACGACATGGCGAAGCCGTACCGCGAGGCCCTGACGAAGCTGCAGGCCGCGGCACCGCCGATGTCGGTCCGGCAGACCCACCGGGTGCTCGCCGAGCAGCTGGGCCGCACCTGGACCAGCCGGTTCGCGTCGTTCGACGACGAGCCGGCCGCGGCCGCGAGCATCGGCCAGGTCCACCGCGCGGTCTGGCACGACGGCCGCGAGGTCGCGGTCAAGGTGCAGTACCCGGGCGCCGACGAAGCGCTGCGCAGCGATCTGCGGCAGCTGCAGCGGTTCAGCCGGCTGTTCCAGGCGTTCGTGCCCGGCACCGAGGTCAAGCCCCTGCTGGCCGAGCTCGCCGAGCGGATGAACGAGGAGCTCGACTACCAGGCCGAGGCCCAGCACCAGCGCGCCTTCGCGAAGGCGTTCGACGGCGATCCCGGCATCCTGGTGCCGCGGGTGGTGGCCAGCGCGCCGAAGGTCGTGGTGACGGAGTGGGCGAACGGCACCCCGCTGTCGAAGGTGATCGCGGGCGGCGACCGCGAGACCCGCGACCTGGCGGGCCGGCTGCTGGCGGAGTTCCACTACTCGTCGCCCGAGCGCGTCCACTTGCTGCATTCGGATCCGCACCCCGGCAACTTCATGATCACGGCCGACGACAGGCTGTGCGTCATCGACTTCGGCGGCGTCGCCCGGCTGCCCGACGGCATCCCCCGCCACCTCGGCGAGATGACGCGGCTGGCTCTGGACGGCGAGTCCACGGACCTGATGCGCCTGCTGCGGGAGAACCGGTTCATCCGGCCGGACAGCGACCTGACCGCGGACGAGGTGCTCGCGTACCTGGCGCCGTTCACCGAGCCGCTGGCCGAGCCGACGTTCCACTTCACGCGCCGCTGGATGCAGAAGCAGGCCGGACGGGTGGGCGACAGCCGCGGCAACGACTTCCGGGTCGGCCGTTCGCTCAACCTGCCGCCCGAGTACCTGATGATCCACCGGGTGACGGCGGGCTCGACGGGCATCCTCTGCCAGCTCGACGCGGAGATCCCGGCGCGCGGCATCGTGGAGCGCTGGCAGCCCGGATTCGCCGGCTGA
- a CDS encoding WhiB family transcriptional regulator, translated as MSSAVAYTSGEAIFADLLDPIAVPDVALPCRSGDADLWFAESPAELERAKAQCADCPVREACLAGALARREPWGVWGGEIFERGVVIARKRPRGRPRKNAVVEPAAAKAGDHRSAAA; from the coding sequence ATGTCATCGGCCGTCGCCTACACCTCCGGTGAGGCAATATTCGCCGACCTGCTCGACCCGATCGCCGTCCCCGACGTGGCGCTGCCCTGCCGTTCGGGCGACGCGGACCTCTGGTTCGCGGAGTCCCCGGCCGAGCTCGAGCGCGCGAAGGCCCAGTGCGCCGACTGCCCGGTGCGCGAGGCCTGCCTGGCCGGTGCGCTGGCCCGTCGCGAGCCGTGGGGCGTCTGGGGTGGCGAGATCTTCGAGCGTGGCGTCGTCATCGCGCGCAAGCGGCCCCGTGGCCGTCCGCGCAAGAACGCCGTCGTCGAGCCCGCCGCCGCCAAGGCCGGCGATCACCGGAGCGCCGCCGCATGA
- a CDS encoding acyl-CoA thioesterase, producing MTDREPFRTRIKVRHYELDTLGHLNHAVYHSYGEVSRLELLEKAGALKGLPGVASVLLETHVVFRRELRAGDEVDVTCDVKFGSGKTFKMDSNIYKLDGTLAAEITCTLGLMDLELRKLVPDPRGRFEAAGADLRVLSTAE from the coding sequence GTGACCGATCGCGAGCCCTTCCGGACCCGGATCAAGGTCCGGCACTACGAGCTGGACACCCTGGGCCACCTCAACCACGCCGTCTACCACTCGTACGGCGAGGTCTCCCGCCTGGAGCTGCTGGAGAAAGCGGGCGCGCTCAAGGGGCTGCCCGGCGTGGCGTCGGTGCTGCTGGAGACGCACGTGGTGTTCCGCCGCGAACTGCGCGCGGGCGACGAGGTCGACGTGACGTGCGACGTCAAGTTCGGCAGCGGCAAGACGTTCAAGATGGACTCGAACATCTACAAGCTCGACGGCACGCTGGCCGCGGAGATCACCTGCACGCTCGGGTTGATGGACCTGGAGCTCCGCAAGCTGGTCCCGGACCCGCGCGGCCGCTTCGAAGCCGCGGGCGCGGACCTGCGCGTGCTGTCGACGGCGGAATGA
- a CDS encoding class I SAM-dependent methyltransferase has translation MPGHTHHDIDWADRLAQLRMADALDAEALTPVARRLLAMAAQRPTVVDVGSGAGGMSVLFARELARAGGGTVVLVDTTPELLAEAQRAVSEAAGDAVEVVGRSADLADPELAAQVPAADLVWAAGVVHHVGDQQAALRTLAGLLRPGGVLAIAEGGLDLRCLPWELGVGRPGLEQRLLAARGEWFARMRAETDGSVPMPYGWPRALREAGLEDVESFGALIDHPAPGSDRLREYVLHRVGWLAESVGEWLAADDREAITALTDPGSPDFLGHRDDLFLFGAKAIHCGRLR, from the coding sequence ATGCCCGGACACACCCACCACGACATCGACTGGGCCGATCGCCTGGCCCAGCTGCGCATGGCCGACGCGCTCGACGCGGAAGCGCTCACGCCCGTCGCCCGGCGGCTGCTCGCCATGGCGGCGCAACGGCCGACCGTCGTCGACGTCGGGTCCGGGGCCGGCGGGATGAGCGTGCTCTTCGCGCGCGAACTCGCCCGCGCGGGCGGGGGCACCGTCGTGCTCGTCGACACCACCCCGGAACTGCTCGCCGAGGCGCAGCGCGCTGTCAGCGAGGCGGCCGGCGACGCCGTCGAGGTCGTCGGCCGGTCGGCGGACCTCGCCGACCCGGAGCTGGCCGCGCAGGTGCCCGCCGCCGACCTCGTGTGGGCCGCCGGCGTCGTGCACCACGTCGGTGACCAGCAGGCAGCGCTGCGCACGCTCGCCGGCTTGCTCCGGCCGGGCGGGGTGCTCGCCATCGCCGAGGGCGGGCTCGACCTGCGGTGCCTGCCCTGGGAACTCGGCGTCGGCCGGCCCGGGCTGGAGCAACGGCTGCTCGCCGCGCGGGGCGAGTGGTTCGCCCGGATGCGGGCCGAGACCGACGGCAGCGTCCCCATGCCCTACGGCTGGCCCCGCGCGCTTCGCGAAGCCGGGCTCGAGGACGTCGAGTCGTTCGGCGCGCTCATCGACCACCCGGCGCCGGGTTCGGACCGGCTGCGCGAGTACGTGCTGCACCGCGTCGGGTGGCTCGCCGAGTCGGTCGGGGAGTGGCTCGCCGCCGACGATCGCGAGGCGATCACCGCGCTGACCGACCCGGGGAGCCCGGACTTCCTCGGCCACCGCGACGACCTTTTCCTGTTCGGCGCCAAGGCAATCCACTGTGGACGGTTGCGGTGA
- the glnA gene encoding type I glutamate--ammonia ligase, whose product MPTTPDDIQRLIADEDVEVIDVQFCDLPGVMQHFTVPAKAFTEEAFEEGLAFDGSSVRGFQSIHESDMLLLPDAATARIDPFRKAKTLALNFFVHDPFTREAYSRDPRNIARKAEQYISEYGVADNVYFGPEAEFYIFDSIRFDSAEHASFHEIDSVEGWWNTGADEVGGNQGYKTKFKGGYFPVPPVDHFADLRDDIVRNLTNIGFEIERAHHEVGTAGQTEINYKFNTLLHAADDLQLFKYVVKNTVFAAGKTATFMPKPLAGDNGSGMHCHQSLWKDGQPLFHDESGYAGLSDTARHYIGGLLKHAPSLLAFTNPTVNSYHRLVPGFEAPVSLVYSQRNRSACVRIPITGNNPKAKRAEFRCPDSSGNPYLAFSAMMMAGLDGIKNKIEPPEPIDKDLYELPPEEAKDVKLVPGDLGTVLDTLEADHDYLLEGGVFTPDVIETWISYKRENEIDPLRLRPHPYEFSLYYDV is encoded by the coding sequence GTGCCCACTACTCCAGACGACATCCAGCGCCTCATCGCCGATGAGGACGTCGAGGTCATCGACGTCCAGTTCTGCGACCTGCCCGGCGTGATGCAGCACTTCACGGTCCCCGCGAAGGCCTTCACCGAAGAGGCCTTCGAAGAGGGTCTCGCGTTCGACGGCTCCTCGGTGCGCGGCTTCCAGTCCATCCACGAGTCCGACATGCTGCTCCTCCCGGACGCGGCGACGGCCCGGATCGACCCGTTCCGCAAGGCGAAGACGCTCGCGCTCAACTTCTTCGTGCACGACCCGTTCACGCGCGAGGCGTACAGCCGTGACCCGCGCAACATCGCGCGCAAGGCCGAGCAGTACATCTCCGAGTACGGCGTCGCCGACAACGTGTACTTCGGTCCCGAAGCCGAGTTCTACATCTTCGACTCGATCCGCTTCGACTCCGCCGAGCACGCCTCCTTCCACGAGATCGACTCGGTCGAGGGCTGGTGGAACACCGGCGCCGACGAGGTGGGCGGCAACCAGGGTTACAAGACGAAGTTCAAGGGCGGCTACTTCCCCGTCCCGCCGGTCGACCACTTCGCCGACCTGCGCGACGACATCGTCCGCAACCTGACGAACATCGGTTTCGAGATCGAGCGCGCGCACCACGAGGTGGGCACCGCCGGCCAGACCGAGATCAACTACAAGTTCAACACGCTGCTGCACGCGGCCGACGACCTGCAGCTGTTCAAGTACGTCGTGAAGAACACGGTGTTCGCGGCGGGCAAGACGGCGACGTTCATGCCGAAGCCCCTCGCCGGCGACAACGGCTCGGGCATGCACTGCCACCAGTCGCTCTGGAAGGACGGCCAGCCGCTGTTCCACGACGAGTCGGGCTACGCCGGCCTGTCGGACACCGCGCGCCACTACATCGGCGGCCTGCTCAAGCACGCCCCGAGCCTGCTGGCCTTCACGAACCCGACGGTGAACTCCTACCACCGCCTGGTCCCGGGCTTCGAGGCCCCGGTTTCGCTGGTCTACTCGCAGCGCAACCGTTCGGCGTGTGTCCGCATCCCGATCACGGGCAACAACCCGAAGGCCAAGCGCGCCGAGTTCCGCTGCCCGGACTCCTCGGGCAACCCGTACCTGGCCTTCTCGGCGATGATGATGGCCGGCCTCGACGGCATCAAGAACAAGATCGAGCCGCCGGAGCCGATCGACAAGGACCTCTACGAGCTCCCGCCCGAGGAGGCCAAGGACGTCAAGCTCGTCCCGGGCGACCTCGGCACGGTCCTCGACACGCTCGAGGCGGACCACGACTACCTGCTCGAGGGCGGCGTGTTCACACCGGACGTGATCGAGACGTGGATCTCGTACAAGCGCGAGAACGAGATCGACCCGCTGCGCCTGCGCCCGCACCCGTACGAGTTCAGCCTGTACTACGACGTGTGA
- a CDS encoding RDD family protein, producing MPESGVGSAATGGARLLGLIVDLVVAALVTAIFLHPSLQDPAAMQVFNLWSGGVWAIISVVSAGFFGFTPGMGVVGIRVARLDGAALVGPPRALVRAVLTFFIIPAAVRNADGRSWLDRLTGTVVVRLR from the coding sequence TTGCCCGAGTCGGGCGTCGGCTCGGCGGCGACCGGGGGCGCGCGGCTGCTCGGGCTGATCGTCGACCTCGTCGTCGCGGCCCTGGTCACGGCCATCTTCCTGCACCCGAGCCTGCAGGACCCGGCCGCGATGCAGGTGTTCAACCTCTGGTCCGGCGGGGTGTGGGCGATCATCTCCGTCGTGTCGGCCGGCTTCTTCGGCTTCACCCCCGGCATGGGCGTCGTCGGCATCCGCGTCGCCCGGCTCGACGGCGCCGCGCTGGTCGGCCCGCCGCGCGCGCTGGTGCGGGCGGTGCTGACGTTCTTCATCATCCCGGCGGCGGTCCGCAACGCCGACGGCCGCAGCTGGCTGGACCGGCTGACCGGCACCGTCGTCGTCCGGCTGCGCTGA